ACAACTAAATTTTGCCCTGCGATTTTCTAGCCGTACACATCACATTCAAAATGGATGAACCAGTTACCAAATCCTATTTTCACAACGCGAAGACTATCCACTAAATGTGTTCTCGTGCATTTAAGAAAGGAACGAAAGCAGCAGGAGAAAGTCACGAACTACAGGACATTCAATGTTCCTTTTGGTTTGATCTGTAGTGGCAGCAGAAAAGTGCCTTTTAGTTTTTAGGTTACCTCTAATTTACACGAGAGTCCCATGTGTGCTGTACCAGCCATATTGCCATttgttgtatatatttattaaatatttttatacccgttacctAAATAGTATGCAATATGTTACTAGAATAGTATGCAACAAGTAAATGGACCgcagaatatatatatatatgtttttgaTCAGGATTATTTTCCGAGTTCCGTCTCTTCATCCGCACGGATGGAAAACAGATATGACGGAGATATATAAGGTAGCAGTTAACCTGACcccatttacatatatatatatataaatccacttttatttaaaagattCTTAgatgagtaacgggtatcttaTAGTCGAGACACTCGATTTTAACGGTCCCCTTGTTAATAAACGATAAGTGTAATAAATTTGTAAAGGTAGCTTTACAGGGCGACGTGAAAGACTTTATTAATGTATAAATTGTAAAAACGAAACTAGGATATTTAAGGACTTAACAGCTGGTATAACAAGTATTCCTGTATTATATTAGAGTattaaaacaatgaaatataataaaagttaaaaaacaaGTTTCAgagattatttttgaatgtgtcatttgatttaatttaagtttttataaattttcctacatattttttagatacattttggtaTGTCCGAAAAATTAGTCAACATATGCGTCTGTTTTATTACGTTGGTAGTCATTTCATGCCACTTGGTTTCATTTAAATTCGAAAGCTCAACGAGTTCGGTTGCAGGACTTTATATATAGTCtcgtaaaaaaattaatatttatatttttctatatgTGCGTTTATTGAATTACATTTCTTAATGTTATTTAAcatgttttgtttgcttgttattGTGTTGTTGGCCCTTCAATCCGAAATCAATGCCTATAATATTTCGCCGTATCCCAATTCAGTACTTAACTTTCCGGAACTTGAAGGAAATAGACGCAGCTCCTATTTTGGATTTTCTTTAGTCATCCGGGAGAAAAGGTAagttaaaaatcaaaaactggtcattataataaatatatctcAAGATTAATTCATGATATGTATTTTGAACGAAGTTGATCAAAATTGTTGAttacattaataaaaattttactCGAATTAATTTGAAGAAGATTTCTGTGCTTCCTCTTGAATTATCAATATAATTAATAGTATTTCGATATTTGTTCcgataaattaaattcctttCGAATTCATTTGATGATTAATTAAGAATCTTTTATTATTCATAACTTAGCGATATTTAAGATTTCTGAGtaattacatatatttagttatctggcagaaaacaaatttaaaaaataaatgtcttCGTTTTCATAAATTCACAGTATTATGGTGGCAGCTCCTCGTGCCAATTCCAGTTTGGAAGCTCAGCGAAACATCTCCGAGCCTGGAGTGATCTTCAGATGCTACTTTGAATCCGGTAACAACTGTTCGCCTTATAATATAGATACAAAGGGAAACTACAAAGGAATGCCAAATGATGGTCTGCTTACGGCGAAAAACAAGGATTTTCGGTGGTTGGGTGGAGCGATGGACGGTGGTACCAGGGATTCGGATAAGTTCCTTGTGTGCGCTCCGCGTTTCTACAGTATTAATAATGAAAACGACTATAATAATGGGATGTGCTACTGGTTAagtgacacacctaagaataTCGATTCCACAGAGGTGATGGAAAAGTGGCCTCTTAGAATAGAAAAGAAACAAGTGCTTAAACTAGCAGACACGAATTTAATCCCATACTACTCGATGGGTGAACTGGGACTGAGTGCACATGTGTCGGATGATAACTCGAAGCTTTTGATGGGTGCACCGGGAATTGATCAGTGGAAGGGATCAGTGCACTTAAAACAGGAAGTGCCAAGCATTAAAACATCGAGTGGAAGACAAAGGCGTGGGATGAAcactaatagaaaatgtaacgAGTGTAACCCAGAGCCAAAAAATTTTGGACAGGAGGAATTCTCATACTTTGGGTACGCCGTGAGCTCCGGCTACTTTGATAGTTCCAACCTAAGCACAGTGCTTTATGTGGCCACCGCTCCTCGAGGCAATAACCAATTTGGCGAGGCCTACATCTTTGATATCTATGAGGACAGCATCTATAAGTACCATGAATTCCGAGGCAATCATTTTGGAGAATACTTCGGCTACTCCGTTCTCGCGGAGGATCTCAATGGGGACGGAAAGACGGATGTTATCATATCAGCACCCCTATATGCTCTGCGTAATTCTTACGATGATGGAGCCATATATGTATTCATCAACAAAGGCTCTGTGAGTAATGCGTAATGAGCTCACATTCTGATGTGACGTACTCTTAGCTATCATCTGACtaatgtgtttttatttttgcagttCACCTTTGAGGAGAGGATTATTCGGTCGCCAGCGGGAAGTGGGGGACGTTTTGGAACTACTTTATCACGAATAGGCGATATTAATAAAGACGGTTACAATGGTGGGCTATAAAACATGTAGatatattgtataaaaatgtgaatctaataatcattttcctataCAGATGTTGCAGTTGGAGCTCCCTTTGCTGGTAATGGATCGGTGTTTATCTACCTAGGCAGCGAAAATGGACTACGAGATCCGCCGAGTCAGTGCCTGGATGCTCCTTCCCAGCAACCATCCAAGTACGGATCTTACATGTTCGGCCACGGGCTGTCACGTGGATCCGACATAGATGGCAACGGATTCAACGACTTTGCCATTGGAGCTCCAAATGCGGAGGCGGTGTATCTGTATCGCGCCTATCCCGTCGTTAAGATTCATGcaataattaaaccaaaactTCAAAACGTCAATCCAGAGGAGGAAAGGGTGAACATCACCGTCTGCTATAGGCTGAGCAGCAAATCAGATTCGAAGGCAAAAGCACTAATGGAACAAGAGCTGGTTATTCGGATCGACATCGACACAAAGTCAAAGATCAAGCTGGCTGTTTTTGACGAAGAGCACGGCAGTCAGATGAGCTTTAAGGCGAAGGCATTTCACGAAGAGATCTGCTCGGAATTCCAAATTGAAATGGACAAAAGAGCTAAATTTACACCCATAGCCCTGGAGATGCAGTATGAGCTGTCGAAAAAGATTCCAAATTCTGGAGGTACGCTCTAAGAATTCAGTTGTGAGTAAAATTACTTAACAGTGAGTTGTCTTCAATAGATTTCTGCGAGGATTGCGCGGTGGTGGATCCGGCGGAACCAAAGTTTGTTACAGAGTACATTACTTTCAACACGGGTTGTGCCACCGATGTTTGTGTCGCCGATTTGAAGATAAGCTGCATCAACGCGAGGTGCGAAGATTTCCTGCGTTATGGTCTTGGAatattttaaccaaaattatACATTTCGTCCTAGCTCTACGTTGGTCTTGGGTACTACCGCTGTCCTGCGTCTCACCTACAACATCACCAATAATGGAGAGTTCGCCTACCACCCTAAATTCAGCGTGACGAACTCTGCCGGCCTGAGTCTTGCCCAGGTGCCAGGAAACTGTAAAGTAAACGAAGCCGTCATGGTCTGCGACCTTAACCATGGACAACGTATGGCCAAAGGTGACACCGACTCCTTGACCATCAGCTTCGATGTGAGGCAACTCCGCGGTCGGTCGCTAGAAATCCAAGCAGAAGTATTAAGTGCTCGAGACGAGTCAAATCCAGAGAACAACAAGCTAACCAACGTGCTCAGTCTGAGGGAAAAAGCTGATATCTATGTCAGCGGGTATGATTACGTTTACTATTAAAACTGTCTTCAATATCGCTAAAATCCTCAATAACTTTACAGTGTTCAGACAAACGATCATGTTGTCCTTAAAGAGTCTCCTTACACAGCAGAGGTTGTCAACTATTACGAGATCAAGAGCCACGGTCCCAGTACTTTAGAAAATTTGACTGTGTCCCTCTATATTCCCGTGGCCTATAAAACGCCTGATTCTACCAATGTTAAACATATCGTTACATCCAGCCCAAAGATACAGTCCAAGTACGCTCATAAGATAATGCCTATCAACTTCATCGATCAAAATAACGCACTGGCCAACAACTTCGCGATAGATCATGATCAGAGTACTCTGCTCTTTTCCGCGACCCCACAACATGAAAATGTGGGAAATCTCAGTGGAATTGTGGAGCAGAATCCAAGCATATCGCTGTTGAACGAGGATCTGCCGGTTAATAATACCCTAGTTCTAAACTGCCAGGATACCAACGTGACGTTATGCGTTCCGGTGGAAATACGACTCGAAAACGGACTACAGCTTAAACCGGAAGAGCTAATGAACATGACTGTAAGCTTTACCGTAAACCTGAAGGACGCAGACGATATCTGGGAGTACTTCGTCATTCAGACCGACCTAAAAGTGCACAAGATAGGCGATCCCACCTTAAGTTCTTTTACGATAGAGAAAAAGATCGAATCGAACGTTATATGCAAACATGCTGAAATTGCTATCTGGAAAATCATTGTGTCCGTCATCGTTGGCATTTTGGTGTTTTCGGCCGCAACATATGCCCTTTATAAGGTTCGTATCAATTCGGATTCAAGATTCAACTAAAACTTTAATTGGTTTCATTAACTTATTTTGTAGCGCGGATTCTTTAAGCGAGCCATTAAAGACGATCTAAAGCAGTTAATTCGAGATAGTTTTGAAGACGGGATTATAAGGACAGAGATGGAGGAGAATGCTCAGTCACAGGGGGATGCGGATTTGGATGAAAAGTTGGATGCTTATGCGGATACGACCGGTAAATGTACTCACGTGTAGATTGAAGGTcaaggaaatggaaataaaagGAGATTGGTAATCTTATCAGTTAGTTTTCTTAGTTCATGagatgcattttaaattttaaagtgttaataatttatttcaataaaaataacgTACAATTCTTAACATAAATAAGTacaatcataaatattttattaaaatgcattGTTATTCTTAAtccttgaaaatatttaaaaatctaaTTTAAGTTACTAGCACACATTGGCCAAACATGAACAATTTTAGCAATCTTTAAACATACCTATAACATTTAGTCTATTTATGTACACTAATATCTATGCCGCCGAAAAAGACAGTTGCACACGAATTTCCCCCTTATAAGCAAGTAAAATTCACTATCTAAGAAGACGTTATACACATATAATAATACACACATTGCCAAGAAGCTTATATCGTAGTGAACCTCGTAGACTACAATACGGAACTCCGACAGGGACAGGCATAAAGTACATTGAGCTGCGATAGGTTTCTAATTGAGCTGAGGTAAGTGCTCATTATAGGATTGGATAAAGTAGAGTGGTTGCTTTAAGATATGTCTGTGTGA
The sequence above is drawn from the Drosophila melanogaster chromosome 2R genome and encodes:
- the ItgaPS4 gene encoding integrin alphaPS4 subunit, which produces MFCLLVIVLLALQSEINAYNISPYPNSVLNFPELEGNRRSSYFGFSLVIREKSIMVAAPRANSSLEAQRNISEPGVIFRCYFESGNNCSPYNIDTKGNYKGMPNDGLLTAKNKDFRWLGGAMDGGTRDSDKFLVCAPRFYSINNENDYNNGMCYWLSDTPKNIDSTEVMEKWPLRIEKKQVLKLADTNLIPYYSMGELGLSAHVSDDNSKLLMGAPGIDQWKGSVHLKQEVPSIKTSSGRQRRGMNTNRKCNECNPEPKNFGQEEFSYFGYAVSSGYFDSSNLSTVLYVATAPRGNNQFGEAYIFDIYEDSIYKYHEFRGNHFGEYFGYSVLAEDLNGDGKTDVIISAPLYALRNSYDDGAIYVFINKGSFTFEERIIRSPAGSGGRFGTTLSRIGDINKDGYNDVAVGAPFAGNGSVFIYLGSENGLRDPPSQCLDAPSQQPSKYGSYMFGHGLSRGSDIDGNGFNDFAIGAPNAEAVYLYRAYPVVKIHAIIKPKLQNVNPEEERVNITVCYRLSSKSDSKAKALMEQELVIRIDIDTKSKIKLAVFDEEHGSQMSFKAKAFHEEICSEFQIEMDKRAKFTPIALEMQYELSKKIPNSGDFCEDCAVVDPAEPKFVTEYITFNTGCATDVCVADLKISCINASSTLVLGTTAVLRLTYNITNNGEFAYHPKFSVTNSAGLSLAQVPGNCKVNEAVMVCDLNHGQRMAKGDTDSLTISFDVRQLRGRSLEIQAEVLSARDESNPENNKLTNVLSLREKADIYVSGVQTNDHVVLKESPYTAEVVNYYEIKSHGPSTLENLTVSLYIPVAYKTPDSTNVKHIVTSSPKIQSKYAHKIMPINFIDQNNALANNFAIDHDQSTLLFSATPQHENVGNLSGIVEQNPSISLLNEDLPVNNTLVLNCQDTNVTLCVPVEIRLENGLQLKPEELMNMTVSFTVNLKDADDIWEYFVIQTDLKVHKIGDPTLSSFTIEKKIESNVICKHAEIAIWKIIVSVIVGILVFSAATYALYKRGFFKRAIKDDLKQLIRDSFEDGIIRTEMEENAQSQGDADLDEKLDAYADTTGKCTHV